One Anthonomus grandis grandis chromosome 13, icAntGran1.3, whole genome shotgun sequence DNA segment encodes these proteins:
- the LOC126743790 gene encoding choline transporter-like protein 2, with amino-acid sequence MDINQTSQTRNPSSSQRNVVDFGATILLFLLIITWFGIGMFAHLIGNIKSLLHPKDSFGRSCGLDYLVEKKPFLQYFDVTNCDDAGIPFGGCDSKRACVVECPKKVFLSSKMGGDSELICLRGPEYLNSSTDCAQWYLPSAPYQGRCVPNSVPDEDTLKEISVLENRKVDAKTIKRSIKNIKIISEVSHGTKLFMSEILKYYWKILLAAFLILLTSFAWFFVFIQFTRHIFLFSLIVVPCCITYFLLHAYRKYFFYKNTHNSNQEIANFKKYAWLGTAILCTVAAFFLFFMTCFWVSETFKGVNLIKIFNSKMKYASILVIISWVQHVLIFTFFISTFVHLGNIYENTSYNVTADDKCKEVLKNHNIDLVAFACDPEYFTLRNKLNCNNVFCHITPLKAKQYLFLQLYNALMYIFMSFFILSIQQMTIGLTLSYPVSIKFLFSSLGIVYRYHMGTALIGAILIALYKYLCLKLILIWTARKSKASKAISRLSCCILYWRFNEKIYNVIDTGVLNICVIFNKSFLKGSRLYRKVANPESLKRVKNIGSIYYILFYQKLMITFICTGVCYLLIYFLKSDTPIAYSFLVVLFTLYFSYVTCSLIFGVYTMKLDAYLIYILISFSQGEYDLENMPSSSLPNLLLEQ; translated from the exons ATGGATATAAACCAAACAAGCCAAACGAGAAATCCGTCATCATCCCAACGAAACGTGGTCGATTTTGGTGCCACCATCCTCCTTTTCCTATTGATAATAACGTGGTTTGGCATAGGAATGTTTGCCCACCTAATTGGAAACATCAAAAGCCTCTTACACCCAAAAGACTCATTTGGTCGAAGCTGCGGCCTGGACTATCTCGTTGAGAAGAAaccatttttacaatatttcgaCGTGACTAATTGCGATGATGCTGGAATACCATTTGGCGGGTGTGATTCTAAACGAGCTTGTGTTGTAGAATGTCCCAAAAAGGTATTCTTATCTTCCAAAATGGGTGGGGATAGTGAGTTGATTTGTCTCAGAGGTCCAGAGTACTTGAATAGTAGTACTGATTGTGCTCAGTGGTATTTGCCTAGTGCACCATACCAAGGCAG ATGTGTTCCTAACAGTGTTCCAGATGAAGACACTTTAAAAGAAATCTCCGTATTGGAGAACAGGAAAGTAGATGCTAAGACTATAAAGAGGTCTATAAAGAATATAAAGATAATATCAGAAGTTTCGCATGGTACCAAGCTGTTTATGAGTGAAATCCTAAAATATTACTGGAAAATACTTTTAGCTGCCTTTTTAATACTGTTAACAAGTTTTGCatggttttttgttttcataCAATTCACcaggcatatttttttattttccttgatAGTGGTCCCTTGTTGTATAACATACTTTCTACTGCACgcttatagaaaatattttttctataaaaacacTCATAATAGCAATCAAGAAATagctaactttaaaaaatatgcttgGTTAGGCACAGCTATTTTGTGTACTGTAGCAGCATTCTTCCTATTTTTTATGACGTGCTTTTGGGTCAGTGAGACTTTTAAGGGGGtaaatcttattaaaatatttaatagtaaaatgAAGTATGCATCTATTTTGGTAATCATTTCCTGGGTTCAACACgtgttaatatttacattttttatatcaacTTTTGTCCATTTAGGTAATATCTATGAAAATACTTCTTATAATGTTACAGCTGATGATAAATGTAAAGAAGTTCTTAAAAACCATAATATAGATTTAGTAGCTTTTGCGTGTGATCCAGAATATTTTACACTaaggaataaattaaattgcaacaatgttttttgtcACATAACACCACTTAAAGCAAAGCAGTATTTGTTTCTTCAGCTTTATAATGccttaatgtatatttttatgagcttttttatattatctatacAACAAATGACTATTGGGCTAACACTTTCTTATCCAGTTAGTATTAAGTTCTTGTTTAGTAGCTTAGGCATAGTATATCGTTATCACATGGGAACAGCACTTATTGGAGCAATATTAATAGCCTTATATAAATATCTTTgccttaaattaatattaatttggaCAGCAAGAAAGAGCAAAGCTTCAAAAGCCATAAGTAGATTAAGCTGTTGTATCTTATATTGGAGAttcaatgaaaaaatttataacgtTATTGATACGGGTGTTTTAAAcatttgtgtaatttttaataaaagtttccTTAAGGGATCAAGACTTTATAGAAAAGTCGCTAACCCTGAATCTCTCAAAAGGGTTAAAAATATAGGGtcgatttattatattttattttatcagaaATTAATGATAACCTTTATTTGTACAGGtgtatgttatttattaatttacttcctTAAATCCGATACTCCAATAGCTTATTCTTTTTTAGTagtattatttactttatatttttcgtaTGTTACTTGCTCTCTTATATTTGGAGTGTACACCATGAAGTTAGATgcctatttaatttatattttaattagttttagtcAGGGGGAATATGATTTGGAGAATATGCCTAGTTCTAGTTTACCTAATTTACTATTAGAGCAATAA